The genome window GACGATCCTGACCGTTCAGCACACGGAAGCGGAACACCACCTGAGCGGACACTGCGGGTCCCGGCATGAATGGACCCTGACAGAACGGGGGCTGGAGACGGCCTTCCGGATCGGGGTATGGCTGAAAGAAGAAATCGGCGGACAATCCTGCCGGATGTATGTTTCCCCGCAACTCAGGACCCGCCAGACGGCGGAAGAGATCAACCGCAGCCTTGACCTGACTCCTGTTTTTTGCGATGAACTGCGTGAATGCGACGCGGGAGAAGGCTGCGGGATGCCGATGGACTGGTACCGGGCGAATAAGACGCCCAGGGGTACCGGATTTGATCCGGACTACAAACCCTTTCCGTCCGCTGAAAGCGACCGCGAACTGTGGGAACGGGTGGAACCTTTCTTCCGGGAAATCATGGAAAACGGGGAGGAGAATATCCTTGTG of Aristaeella lactis contains these proteins:
- a CDS encoding histidine phosphatase family protein; this translates as MKTILTVQHTEAEHHLSGHCGSRHEWTLTERGLETAFRIGVWLKEEIGGQSCRMYVSPQLRTRQTAEEINRSLDLTPVFCDELRECDAGEGCGMPMDWYRANKTPRGTGFDPDYKPFPSAESDRELWERVEPFFREIMENGEENILVVSHGVTLSFLQSMLAGQQVEDREKFRFRGKSGSVSKFTVSDDGQITAAYVNRVIE